The following proteins are co-located in the Oncorhynchus clarkii lewisi isolate Uvic-CL-2024 chromosome 30, UVic_Ocla_1.0, whole genome shotgun sequence genome:
- the LOC139389698 gene encoding nucleotide sugar transporter SLC35D2 → MLTITTILEVMSTSANLPEAEHSGLLKFLSAAFYAVSSFLIIVVNKTILTNYRFPSYMFLGIGQMATTIIILYAAKMNQTVHFQDFDRSIFIKIFPLPLLYVGNHITGLAGTKKLSLPMFTVLRKFTILMTMIMEARILKKKIPSRLIYSVLAIVFGALVAASSDLAFDAEGYTFILLNDVFTAASGVYTKKKLGTEGLGKYGILFYNAFIIFIPTLLASAFTGDLHKAITYEHWLNTPFVSCFLMSCIMGFVLMYSIVLCSHYNSALTTTVVGAIKNVAVAYIGMFLGGDYLFSWTNFLGLNICISGGLVYSYLTFHSSSKPSQCNGSRIQKKQDQLKIPIMEDSTDRLLVK, encoded by the exons ATGTTGACGATTACAACTATTCTTGAAGTAATGTCTACCTCAGCTAACTTGCCAGAAGCCGAACATTCCGGGTTGTTGAAGTTTCTCTCTGCTGCGTTCTACGCCGTCAGTTCATTCTTGATCATTGTTGTTAACAAAACGATTCTCACAAACTACAG aTTTCCCTCGTACATGTTTCTAGGAATTGGACAG ATGGCCACTACAATCATCATTCTCTATGCTGCTAAAATGAACCAAACAGTTCACTTTCAAGACTTTGACAGAAGCATTTTCATCAAA ATCTTCCCTCTACCTCTGCTGTATGTTGGAAACCACATAACAGGACTGGCGGGTACAAAGAAGTTAAG TTTACCCATGTTCACAGTCTTAAGGAAGTTCACCATATTGATGACAATGATCATGGAAGCAAGGATATTGAA AAAAAAAATCCCTAGTCGTCTGATCTACAGTGTTTTGGCCATCGTTTTTGGAGCATTGGTGGCAGCAAG CTCCGACTTGGCCTTTGATGCCGAGGGCTACACATTCATTCTGCTTAATGATGTCTTCACTGCTGCCAGTGGTGTGTACACCAAGAAGAAATTGGGAACTGAG ggtcTTGGAAAATATGGGATCTTATTTTACAATGCATTCATCATTTTCATCCCAACTCTTTTGGCTAGTGCTTTCACTGGGGATTTACACAAG GCCATTACATATGAACACTGGTTGAACACCCCCTTTGTTTCTTGCTTCCTTATGTCCTGCATCATGGG GTTTGTGCTGATGTATTCAATAGTGCTGTGTAGCCACTACAACTCAGCACTCACCACCACAGTGGTGGGAGCAATTAAG AATGTTGCTGTGGCCTACATCGGTATGTTTTTAGGTGGAGATTACCTCTTTTCATGGACAAACTTCCTGGGCTTGAATATTTG TATATCAGGGGGACTTGTGTATTCCTACCTGACGTTCCACAGCAGCAGCAAACCATCCCAATGCAATGGAAGCAGAATCCAGAAAAAACAGGATCAGCTGAAGATTCCCATTATGGAAGATTCCACAGACAGACTCCTTGTAAAATAA
- the LOC139390103 gene encoding RING finger protein 37-like isoform X2 produces MVVNLCLPHFKTTIQCDKLCADGYDVTNLLSADPAVRRRGFKLEYFLRPPVQVTLQFGFQVEVCRVDVELWPWGMDRGQACKRLEISTSSDPPLPHNHSLEQGQTQAQQGQEKGQQWDQAKAQFKGHQWSLQAQQYSLQGQEKSQQWTQRGQTHSHTDTSQGAFHLVGRCELTEETHVSFSHPCFRPRPPFPSLPPAPREGCRQEELWSRGPLSLGSVKQLRVTVPYGAGASAMGLKALAVWGLPSRCCPPDEVERVRITHENASLRPVPRLSHLASAQPSPVNQPPALSQTTTATSLLQVPEEFLDPLTQEVMLLPMLLPSGVSVDSSTLEEYQRREATWGRVPNDPFTGVPFVPESQALPNPHLKSRIDRFLLQTGLEVRDGAVGRQGHGESPQPSRLIPPQRTGESRDSAVTTAAAVESANHQGTLSRNSGTRTQTTQKGAESVITQRSQLTQYRGTGAFNNRAKNGNGKDRCAGKVGPKEGAVDRVSSQEGGPDLGTRRKRELEVWATLIRSKGKGEPTGPKAASASAGHSKELLPDLKRPRTDANPTISSATVPSSSSHEQRLSASLDYEQRLSTSLDQEQRLSASLDQALLSALQGRPSFTSYPSQTPQLQHKHTDTPADTPTGENRCGSCSCSLSVYSTSPSAYRLPCGHFLCRPCLHRKSRPLVTTAMPNHILCPTCHSPAASSDITHVHH; encoded by the exons ATGGTGGTGAATCTCTGCCTACCACATTTCAAGACCACCATCCagtgtgacaag cTATGTGCAGATGGGTACGACGTCACCAACCTCCTATCGGCCGACCCAGCAGTCCGGAGGCGGGGTTTTAAGCTGGAGTACTTCCTGCGGCCGCCTGTTCAG GTGACACTGCAGTTTGGCTTCCAGGTGGAAGTGTGTCGGGTGGATGTGGAGCTGTGGCCCTGGGGCATGGACCGAGGACAGGCCTGCAAGAGGCTGGAGATCAGCACCAGCTCTGACCCCCCACTCCCCCACAATCACAGCTTAGAGCAGGGCCAAACCCAGGCCCAGCAAGGCCAAGAGAAGGGCCAGCAATGGGACCAAGCCAAGGCCCAGTTCAAAGGCCACCAATGGAGCCTCCAGGCCCAACAATATAGTCTACAAGGCCAGGAGAAGAGCCAGCAATGGACCCAACGTGGCCAAACGCacagccacacagacaccagCCAAGGGGCTTTTCACCTGGTGGGACGCTGTGAACTAACAGAAGAGACCCACGTCAGTTTCTCCCATCCCTGTTTCCGCCCGcgccctcccttcccctccctgcCCCCGGCACCCCGTGAGGGGTGTAGACAAGAGGAGCTGTGGAGCAGGGGCCCGCTCTCACTAGGCTCTGTGAAGCAGCTCCGTGTGACAGTGCCGTACGGTGCGGGTGCCTCCGCGATGGGGCTCAAGGCACTGGCAGTGTGGGGGCTGCCTTCTCGCTGCTGCCCTCCGGACGAGGTGGAGAGGGTGAGGATAACGCATGAGAACGCTAGCCTGAGACCAGTGCCACGGCTCAGCCACTTGGCATCAGCTCAGCCTTCACCTGTCAATCAACCACCGGCACTGTCACAGACGACAACAGCAACTAG CCTCCTGCAAGTACCTGAGGAGTTCCTGGACCCGCTGACCCAGGAAGTGATGTTGTTGCCCATGCTGCTGCCCAGTGGAGTGTCTGTTGACAGCTCTACTCTGGAGGAGTACCAGAGGAGGGAGGCTACCTGGGGTCGCGTCCCCAATGACCCCTTCACCGGTGTCCCCTTCGTCCCGGAGTCACAGGCCCTCCCCAACCCCCACCTGAAGAGCCGCATCGACCGCTTCTTGCtccagacagggttagaggtcagggatgGAGCGGTTGGGAGGCAGGGCCATGGGGAGAGTCCGCAGCCCTCCAGACTCATACCTCcacagaggactggagagagtaGGGACTCTGCTGTCaccactgctgctgctgtagAGTCAGCAAACCACCAGGGGACACTTAGCCGAAACAGTGGGACTCGCACACAGACTACCCAAAAAGGGGCAGAAAGTGTTATTACACAGAGGAGCCAGCTTACGCAGTACAGGGGGACTGGGGCTTTTAACAACAGGGCGAAGAATGGGAATGGGAAGGATCGGTGCGCTGGTAAAGTTGGCCCTAAAGAAGGGGCAGTGGATAGAGTGAGTTCCCAGGAGGGAGGGCCAGACTTGGGGACAAGGAGAAAGCGAGAGCTTGAGGTTTGGGCCACTCTGATCCGTTCTAAGGGAAAGGGTGAGCCCACCGGGCCCAAAGCAGCCTCTGCTAGTGCTGGTCACTCCAAGGAGCTACTTCCTGACTTGAAAAGACCAAGAACAGATGCAAACCCCACTATCTCCTCAG CCACTGTTCCTAGCAGTAGCTCCCATGAGCAGCGCTTGTCTGCCAGTCTAGACTATGAACAGCGTTTGTCTACCAGTCTAGACCAAGAACAGCGGTTGTCTGCCAGTCTAGACCAGGCCCTTCTCTCAGCCCTGCAGGGTCGACCCTCCTTTACCTCCTACCCCTCCCAAACCCCCCAGCTccagcacaaacacacagacacacctgctGACACCCCAACAG gtgagaacaggtgtggttcctgttCCTGCTCTCTATCAGTCTACTCGACCTCTCCATCAGCATATCGCCTGCCCTGTGGTCACTTCCTGTGCCGCCCCTGCCTACACAGGAAGTCCCGCCCACTTGTCACTACAGCAATGCCCAATCACATCCTCTGTCCCACCTGCCATAGCCCTGCCGCTTCCAGTGACATCACACACGTGCATCACTGA
- the LOC139390103 gene encoding RING finger protein 37-like isoform X1 encodes MVVNLCLPHFKTTIQCDKLCADGYDVTNLLSADPAVRRRGFKLEYFLRPPVQVTLQFGFQVEVCRVDVELWPWGMDRGQACKRLEISTSSDPPLPHNHSLEQGQTQAQQGQEKGQQWDQAKAQFKGHQWSLQAQQYSLQGQEKSQQWTQRGQTHSHTDTSQGAFHLVGRCELTEETHVSFSHPCFRPRPPFPSLPPAPREGCRQEELWSRGPLSLGSVKQLRVTVPYGAGASAMGLKALAVWGLPSRCCPPDEVERVRITHENASLRPVPRLSHLASAQPSPVNQPPALSQTTTATSLLQVPEEFLDPLTQEVMLLPMLLPSGVSVDSSTLEEYQRREATWGRVPNDPFTGVPFVPESQALPNPHLKSRIDRFLLQTGLEVRDGAVGRQGHGESPQPSRLIPPQRTGESRDSAVTTAAAVESANHQGTLSRNSGTRTQTTQKGAESVITQRSQLTQYRGTGAFNNRAKNGNGKDRCAGKVGPKEGAVDRVSSQEGGPDLGTRRKRELEVWATLIRSKGKGEPTGPKAASASAGHSKELLPDLKRPRTDANPTISSATVPSSSSHEQRLSASLDYEQRLSTSLDQEQRLSASLDQALLSALQGRPSFTSYPSQTPQLQHKHTDTPADTPTAFPISLFPPLLSPLPFLSLPGENRCGSCSCSLSVYSTSPSAYRLPCGHFLCRPCLHRKSRPLVTTAMPNHILCPTCHSPAASSDITHVHH; translated from the exons ATGGTGGTGAATCTCTGCCTACCACATTTCAAGACCACCATCCagtgtgacaag cTATGTGCAGATGGGTACGACGTCACCAACCTCCTATCGGCCGACCCAGCAGTCCGGAGGCGGGGTTTTAAGCTGGAGTACTTCCTGCGGCCGCCTGTTCAG GTGACACTGCAGTTTGGCTTCCAGGTGGAAGTGTGTCGGGTGGATGTGGAGCTGTGGCCCTGGGGCATGGACCGAGGACAGGCCTGCAAGAGGCTGGAGATCAGCACCAGCTCTGACCCCCCACTCCCCCACAATCACAGCTTAGAGCAGGGCCAAACCCAGGCCCAGCAAGGCCAAGAGAAGGGCCAGCAATGGGACCAAGCCAAGGCCCAGTTCAAAGGCCACCAATGGAGCCTCCAGGCCCAACAATATAGTCTACAAGGCCAGGAGAAGAGCCAGCAATGGACCCAACGTGGCCAAACGCacagccacacagacaccagCCAAGGGGCTTTTCACCTGGTGGGACGCTGTGAACTAACAGAAGAGACCCACGTCAGTTTCTCCCATCCCTGTTTCCGCCCGcgccctcccttcccctccctgcCCCCGGCACCCCGTGAGGGGTGTAGACAAGAGGAGCTGTGGAGCAGGGGCCCGCTCTCACTAGGCTCTGTGAAGCAGCTCCGTGTGACAGTGCCGTACGGTGCGGGTGCCTCCGCGATGGGGCTCAAGGCACTGGCAGTGTGGGGGCTGCCTTCTCGCTGCTGCCCTCCGGACGAGGTGGAGAGGGTGAGGATAACGCATGAGAACGCTAGCCTGAGACCAGTGCCACGGCTCAGCCACTTGGCATCAGCTCAGCCTTCACCTGTCAATCAACCACCGGCACTGTCACAGACGACAACAGCAACTAG CCTCCTGCAAGTACCTGAGGAGTTCCTGGACCCGCTGACCCAGGAAGTGATGTTGTTGCCCATGCTGCTGCCCAGTGGAGTGTCTGTTGACAGCTCTACTCTGGAGGAGTACCAGAGGAGGGAGGCTACCTGGGGTCGCGTCCCCAATGACCCCTTCACCGGTGTCCCCTTCGTCCCGGAGTCACAGGCCCTCCCCAACCCCCACCTGAAGAGCCGCATCGACCGCTTCTTGCtccagacagggttagaggtcagggatgGAGCGGTTGGGAGGCAGGGCCATGGGGAGAGTCCGCAGCCCTCCAGACTCATACCTCcacagaggactggagagagtaGGGACTCTGCTGTCaccactgctgctgctgtagAGTCAGCAAACCACCAGGGGACACTTAGCCGAAACAGTGGGACTCGCACACAGACTACCCAAAAAGGGGCAGAAAGTGTTATTACACAGAGGAGCCAGCTTACGCAGTACAGGGGGACTGGGGCTTTTAACAACAGGGCGAAGAATGGGAATGGGAAGGATCGGTGCGCTGGTAAAGTTGGCCCTAAAGAAGGGGCAGTGGATAGAGTGAGTTCCCAGGAGGGAGGGCCAGACTTGGGGACAAGGAGAAAGCGAGAGCTTGAGGTTTGGGCCACTCTGATCCGTTCTAAGGGAAAGGGTGAGCCCACCGGGCCCAAAGCAGCCTCTGCTAGTGCTGGTCACTCCAAGGAGCTACTTCCTGACTTGAAAAGACCAAGAACAGATGCAAACCCCACTATCTCCTCAG CCACTGTTCCTAGCAGTAGCTCCCATGAGCAGCGCTTGTCTGCCAGTCTAGACTATGAACAGCGTTTGTCTACCAGTCTAGACCAAGAACAGCGGTTGTCTGCCAGTCTAGACCAGGCCCTTCTCTCAGCCCTGCAGGGTCGACCCTCCTTTACCTCCTACCCCTCCCAAACCCCCCAGCTccagcacaaacacacagacacacctgctGACACCCCAACAG CTTTTcctatttctctctttccccctcttctctccccacttccctttctctctctcccaggtgagaacaggtgtggttcctgttCCTGCTCTCTATCAGTCTACTCGACCTCTCCATCAGCATATCGCCTGCCCTGTGGTCACTTCCTGTGCCGCCCCTGCCTACACAGGAAGTCCCGCCCACTTGTCACTACAGCAATGCCCAATCACATCCTCTGTCCCACCTGCCATAGCCCTGCCGCTTCCAGTGACATCACACACGTGCATCACTGA